A stretch of Chitinophagales bacterium DNA encodes these proteins:
- a CDS encoding WGxxGxxG-CTERM domain-containing protein, with protein MKKITQISSVLFICAFLSINNPVKAQTDPNNPATTTDQTYNHDNNDHMDWGWLGLAGLLGLLGLRKKDDVIRRTDTTTTNR; from the coding sequence ATGAAAAAAATAACACAAATTTCCAGCGTTCTTTTCATCTGCGCTTTCTTAAGTATTAACAATCCCGTGAAAGCTCAGACTGATCCTAACAACCCTGCAACTACTACTGACCAGACTTACAATCATGATAATAATGATCATATGGATTGGGGATGGCTGGGTTTAGCAGGTTTATTAGGTCTTTTAGGATTGCGGAAAAAAGATGATGTGATAAGGAGGACAGATACTACTACCACTAACCGGTAG
- a CDS encoding vanadium-dependent haloperoxidase, protein MRKSTVALVLVIALLISSNYSCKNMSSDSGSYNKISKPASDYSSKMALSWLDLLCTQVKKQRMSPLAAARSFGYYGVTMWQSIYAGVPGGKSLIGQLKDLKTLPTPDPNMIYDWPTVMNNALSIVCDEGVARYISANDKSFNDLRDKNNHALDSMLNNKDIFERSQKLGADLGNAMIDYMKGDSYDYTRENNIYESPSRANHNDYWEPTEAYGTAVEPFWGTLRPLGIDTSELCLMKPSMPYSSDMNSEFCKDCMDVYGVDTSFTEDQRIIALYWSDDAIETYTPPGHWQQIAKQQIRRNNYNLAKTAELECYLGMAQYNASIAVWKLKYKYNYLRPETYVHEVLNKPDWRPYIETPSFPEYPSGHSGFSGSSSEVLTKYFGNDVVFTDSTDMMLGLLPRKFSSFKAAANEAAMSRHYGGIHFTAGIKDGVVVGSCIADNLLKKVKLVDEPATAKK, encoded by the coding sequence ATGAGAAAATCAACTGTCGCTTTAGTGCTTGTAATTGCACTTTTAATAAGCAGCAATTACAGTTGTAAAAACATGAGCTCAGATTCCGGCAGCTATAACAAAATTTCAAAGCCGGCTTCCGATTATTCTAGTAAAATGGCACTGTCCTGGCTTGATCTGCTTTGCACACAGGTAAAAAAGCAACGGATGTCGCCACTCGCAGCAGCCCGTTCATTTGGCTATTATGGGGTTACTATGTGGCAATCCATATATGCCGGCGTTCCCGGGGGCAAATCACTGATCGGTCAATTAAAAGATTTGAAAACATTGCCGACCCCCGATCCTAATATGATCTATGATTGGCCAACTGTAATGAATAATGCGCTTTCTATAGTTTGCGACGAAGGTGTAGCGCGCTACATCTCAGCCAATGATAAAAGCTTTAATGATTTAAGAGATAAAAACAACCATGCGCTGGATAGCATGCTGAATAATAAGGACATATTCGAACGTTCTCAGAAATTAGGTGCTGATCTCGGTAATGCAATGATTGACTATATGAAGGGTGACAGCTACGATTACACCCGGGAAAATAACATCTATGAATCACCATCACGCGCCAACCATAATGATTACTGGGAACCTACAGAAGCGTATGGTACTGCAGTGGAGCCCTTTTGGGGAACTCTTCGTCCATTAGGCATTGACACAAGCGAATTATGTCTTATGAAACCTAGCATGCCCTATAGCTCAGATATGAATTCCGAATTCTGTAAAGATTGCATGGATGTTTACGGTGTTGATACATCGTTTACGGAAGATCAGCGGATCATAGCTCTCTACTGGTCTGATGATGCAATTGAAACTTATACTCCTCCGGGGCACTGGCAGCAAATTGCAAAACAGCAAATCCGCAGAAACAATTATAACCTTGCTAAAACAGCGGAACTCGAATGTTATCTCGGTATGGCCCAGTATAATGCATCTATAGCAGTATGGAAATTGAAATACAAGTATAATTATTTACGTCCTGAAACGTACGTTCATGAAGTGCTCAATAAACCGGATTGGAGGCCTTATATTGAAACTCCCTCTTTCCCCGAGTATCCATCAGGACATTCCGGGTTCTCAGGATCATCTTCTGAAGTGCTCACGAAGTATTTCGGCAACGACGTTGTGTTTACCGACAGCACTGATATGATGCTGGGATTATTGCCACGGAAATTCAGCTCTTTTAAAGCTGCAGCGAATGAAGCGGCTATGTCACGTCACTATGGTGGCATCCACTTTACAGCAGGCATTAAAGACGGCGTAGTGGTAGGAAGCTGTATTGCAGATAATCTATTGAAGAAGGTAAAATTGGTGGATGAGCCTGCTACCGCAAAAAAGTAA
- a CDS encoding T9SS type A sorting domain-containing protein yields MSLIYTRTRQWCICSIVLFLTSVQCSSGYNVTKIAATYRSGQVFITWKNPAIASNVQYNIYRSSLPIVTDLSTATFMGYVRDSSSKNMRRSHLNGKDVFFKISDAAAPLASNIGVYAITCTDNKPYYYTVTVKTLSDGLESVKIKVGTNTLKKAIAETVADPQPVYQDSVKWTSGDIVKYYVWFGNNQNLPNFPAMVNCGSYGFNFYILKRGTATRYPVFLLYEGLDENSLRGNGLDVFGNETNCYIIGLDDWLPIPIGSGVDAGKGTFWTGYQENFDIYAASNAVPSTGLVKTYSQTRFIHTLDWANKYLPSDSTRVYTVGVSAGGFGAFMTGIIVPKKIAAMYTVVEPVFVKSYSESDDEMWGTSKTNLLCDLTNPATGQPLHIFELMDFKKMALYEKQLGWPLVFSIQGKPDPSIGWQDKPKFFDSVQANQQGGVYFWDQRVHDGSGANFSDNETTPDFFRYQTNKSYPAFSHCSADQDAGDGTISVGDPFGAINGYLDWEDDITDQSCNWSANVYSKDLLVGGLPLLPLYSYCYSDITLRRLQNFHPLTGTTIKWYNVDASTDTIQSGSFLYDGKLFRLTGMRVNKSGNQIIVKSSGCSRDEQELSANKSTEQNKTLIVRTNSGWKVQLNTDNNQPVEWMLYDVSGHLLASQKISCMAGVNEFEVSAITRGVYLLRIKGTSYSHSEKIMF; encoded by the coding sequence ATGTCATTAATATATACACGTACCAGGCAGTGGTGCATTTGTTCCATTGTTCTGTTTCTTACATCTGTTCAGTGCTCCTCCGGTTATAATGTTACCAAAATTGCAGCTACCTATCGAAGCGGGCAGGTATTTATTACCTGGAAAAATCCGGCTATTGCTTCTAACGTACAGTATAATATTTATCGCAGTTCATTACCGATCGTTACCGATCTTTCAACGGCCACCTTTATGGGATATGTCAGAGACAGTTCCTCTAAAAACATGCGCCGCTCACATCTGAATGGCAAAGATGTCTTTTTCAAAATTTCAGATGCCGCGGCGCCGCTCGCATCCAATATCGGGGTATATGCCATCACCTGCACTGACAATAAACCATACTACTACACTGTAACGGTAAAAACCCTCAGCGATGGATTAGAGTCTGTTAAAATTAAAGTGGGAACCAATACACTTAAAAAGGCCATTGCAGAAACTGTTGCGGACCCACAGCCCGTTTATCAGGATTCTGTAAAATGGACTTCAGGGGATATAGTGAAATATTATGTATGGTTCGGAAACAATCAGAACCTTCCTAATTTCCCCGCTATGGTAAATTGCGGATCCTATGGCTTTAATTTTTATATCCTCAAAAGGGGCACTGCAACACGCTATCCTGTTTTTCTTCTATATGAAGGATTAGATGAAAATTCCCTTCGGGGCAATGGTCTTGATGTGTTTGGAAATGAAACCAATTGCTATATTATAGGCCTTGACGACTGGCTTCCAATACCTATTGGCAGCGGAGTAGATGCAGGCAAAGGCACTTTCTGGACAGGATACCAGGAGAATTTTGATATATACGCCGCTTCCAATGCCGTGCCTTCAACCGGGCTTGTTAAAACGTATTCACAGACCCGCTTTATCCATACCCTTGATTGGGCCAATAAATACCTGCCTTCTGATTCCACACGTGTATATACTGTTGGTGTTTCTGCAGGTGGCTTTGGCGCTTTTATGACCGGAATAATTGTTCCAAAGAAAATTGCAGCCATGTATACCGTGGTAGAACCTGTATTTGTAAAGAGCTATTCAGAATCTGATGATGAGATGTGGGGGACATCAAAGACCAACCTGCTGTGTGATCTTACCAATCCTGCAACCGGACAGCCATTGCATATATTCGAATTAATGGATTTTAAAAAAATGGCGCTTTATGAAAAGCAGCTGGGCTGGCCTTTGGTTTTCAGCATACAGGGAAAGCCAGACCCCAGTATTGGCTGGCAGGATAAGCCAAAGTTTTTTGATTCAGTACAGGCAAATCAGCAGGGTGGCGTATATTTCTGGGATCAGCGTGTGCATGATGGAAGTGGCGCAAATTTTTCGGATAATGAAACCACTCCCGATTTCTTTCGCTATCAAACCAATAAATCTTATCCTGCATTTTCCCATTGTTCTGCCGACCAGGACGCAGGAGACGGAACCATATCCGTAGGAGATCCTTTCGGAGCCATTAACGGGTACCTGGATTGGGAAGATGATATTACAGATCAATCCTGCAACTGGTCTGCGAATGTTTATTCGAAGGATTTACTGGTAGGTGGCTTACCTCTTTTACCCCTGTATAGTTATTGTTATTCAGACATTACCCTGCGGCGGTTACAGAATTTCCACCCATTAACCGGAACTACTATTAAATGGTACAACGTGGATGCAAGTACTGACACCATTCAAAGCGGTTCATTCCTCTATGATGGCAAGCTGTTTAGATTGACAGGCATGCGCGTAAATAAATCCGGTAATCAGATTATCGTTAAAAGCTCTGGTTGCAGTCGTGATGAACAGGAGTTGTCGGCTAATAAATCAACAGAACAAAATAAGACACTAATTGTCCGGACAAATTCAGGATGGAAGGTCCAGTTAAATACAGATAACAATCAGCCTGTTGAATGGATGCTGTACGATGTTTCAGGACACTTGCTTGCCAGTCAAAAAATATCCTGCATGGCAGGTGTAAATGAATTCGAAGTTTCCGCAATTACCCGGGGTGTATATTTACTTCGGATAAAAGGAACCAGCTATTCACACAGTGAAAAAATTATGTTCTGA
- the rpmI gene encoding 50S ribosomal protein L35, translated as MPKMKTNSSAKKRFSLTGTGKVKRKKAFKRHILTKKAHDRKKQLGKTAYVDDANFKHIKKLMLI; from the coding sequence ATGCCTAAAATGAAGACTAATTCCAGTGCTAAAAAGCGGTTTTCGCTTACAGGTACCGGCAAAGTGAAACGTAAGAAAGCGTTTAAACGCCACATCCTCACTAAAAAAGCACACGATCGCAAAAAGCAGCTGGGAAAAACTGCCTATGTTGATGATGCTAATTTTAAGCATATAAAAAAGTTGATGTTAATTTAA
- a CDS encoding CRTAC1 family protein, whose product MKKRTLLIVLVLVLIALGSSAFLMRKKITKVFTAGKSKSPYANIKIESSTMPAIYTELIDKSNPFTLYGRNDEILPLVQKMSDKDPENLQLKFSLGLQNIYFGTTQKGIDILESLEKDPKFMNNEAYTKPNDKGWSKVDSLESFIAVGYLRLGEQQNCINNHNDQSCIFPISGTGIHTNKLPAEEAINRYVKIVQSKPKDYLSIWLLNVACQANGSVPSNVPSQYIIPAARYRNEWNCPKFNEIAMDLGIENTGWAGGVCCDDFDNDGYIDIISSSTGLRDNVKYFHNNGNGTFSDWTDKAGLRGECEGLDIVHADYNNDGWMDFIIPRGGWKYEAGHLPPSLMKNNGNGTFTDVTVQAGLMDYNPSQVAEWADVDHDGDLDLFLGHEMGYPSRLYVNNGNGTFTDISKQSGLDLTSYVKGANWGDYNNDGFPDLYVSCFQHPSHLYKNDGIDSKGMAHFTDVTEKAGVPSHSSSFPCWWFDYNNDGWQDLYVSAYQPGYTINSCREYMGLPMDSTLFPCLYKNNGNGTFTNVDKESHIDYETFTMGCNFGDLDNDGYLDFYLGIGAPDYKAIFPKRMFHNHEGKYFEDCSFSGGFSQLQKGHAIAFCDFDFDGDQDVYADYGAFYYGDVYENALYENPGFNNNWINVKFDGVKTNKYGVGNRVKLTFNDGGKERSTYFIISKGASFGGNPIRLQAGVGKASVIDEMEITWEATGEKQVIKNIPVNKVYLCKEGATDLSEVAVHSMQFQTMERKMAAGDTSGMNKMHHMNM is encoded by the coding sequence ATGAAAAAACGTACACTTCTTATTGTTCTTGTGCTGGTTCTTATTGCCCTTGGCAGCAGCGCATTTTTAATGAGAAAAAAAATTACCAAAGTATTTACAGCAGGTAAGTCAAAATCACCCTATGCAAATATTAAGATTGAAAGTTCCACGATGCCTGCCATATATACTGAGCTCATTGATAAATCGAATCCATTTACCTTATATGGCAGGAATGATGAAATACTCCCCCTTGTTCAGAAGATGTCGGATAAGGATCCTGAAAATCTGCAACTAAAATTTTCACTGGGCCTTCAGAATATCTATTTCGGAACTACTCAAAAAGGGATTGATATACTGGAGTCGCTGGAGAAGGATCCGAAATTTATGAACAATGAAGCATATACTAAACCTAATGATAAAGGTTGGTCGAAGGTAGATTCACTTGAAAGCTTTATTGCCGTTGGCTATCTTCGTTTGGGCGAACAGCAAAATTGTATTAATAACCATAACGATCAATCCTGTATTTTTCCAATATCCGGAACCGGTATTCATACCAATAAGCTTCCGGCTGAAGAAGCCATAAACAGGTATGTCAAAATTGTTCAGAGTAAGCCGAAAGATTACTTATCGATATGGTTGCTGAATGTTGCTTGCCAGGCGAATGGATCAGTGCCTTCAAATGTTCCTTCACAATATATTATACCGGCAGCCAGGTATAGGAATGAGTGGAATTGCCCGAAGTTTAATGAAATAGCCATGGACCTCGGTATTGAAAACACGGGCTGGGCGGGCGGTGTCTGCTGTGACGATTTTGATAACGATGGTTATATTGATATCATAAGCTCCAGCACCGGACTTAGAGATAACGTAAAATATTTTCATAACAATGGCAATGGAACATTTTCAGACTGGACGGATAAAGCCGGACTACGCGGTGAGTGTGAGGGGCTTGATATTGTACACGCTGATTATAATAATGACGGGTGGATGGATTTTATTATACCAAGAGGCGGATGGAAATATGAAGCAGGCCATTTGCCTCCGTCCCTGATGAAAAATAATGGCAATGGTACTTTTACTGATGTCACAGTGCAGGCAGGCTTAATGGACTACAATCCATCACAGGTTGCAGAATGGGCAGATGTTGATCATGATGGAGACCTCGATCTTTTCTTAGGACATGAGATGGGTTACCCCAGCAGATTGTATGTTAACAATGGCAATGGAACCTTCACAGATATTTCAAAACAAAGCGGTCTCGACCTTACCAGTTATGTTAAAGGGGCCAATTGGGGCGATTATAATAATGATGGGTTCCCGGATCTGTATGTTTCGTGTTTCCAGCATCCATCCCATCTGTATAAAAACGATGGAATAGACAGCAAGGGAATGGCGCATTTCACCGATGTAACTGAAAAGGCCGGGGTTCCATCGCATTCTTCCAGTTTTCCATGCTGGTGGTTTGATTATAATAATGATGGCTGGCAGGATCTTTATGTGTCCGCTTACCAGCCAGGATACACCATCAATTCATGTCGTGAGTATATGGGCCTACCAATGGACTCCACCTTATTCCCTTGTCTTTACAAAAATAACGGTAATGGAACATTCACGAATGTAGATAAGGAATCACATATCGATTATGAGACCTTTACCATGGGCTGTAATTTTGGCGATTTAGATAATGACGGTTACCTGGATTTTTACCTGGGAATAGGAGCGCCTGATTATAAAGCAATATTTCCAAAGCGGATGTTCCACAACCACGAAGGAAAATATTTCGAGGATTGTTCGTTTTCAGGAGGATTCAGCCAGTTGCAAAAGGGGCATGCGATTGCTTTTTGTGATTTTGATTTTGATGGTGATCAGGATGTTTATGCCGATTACGGTGCGTTTTATTATGGCGATGTTTATGAAAATGCGCTCTATGAAAACCCGGGATTCAATAATAATTGGATAAACGTAAAATTTGATGGTGTTAAAACCAATAAATACGGTGTGGGAAATCGTGTAAAGCTTACCTTTAATGATGGTGGAAAAGAGCGTTCGACGTATTTCATAATCAGCAAGGGAGCCAGCTTCGGAGGAAACCCCATCCGGTTACAGGCAGGTGTTGGAAAGGCCTCAGTTATTGATGAAATGGAGATCACCTGGGAAGCAACAGGAGAAAAACAGGTGATAAAAAATATTCCTGTAAATAAAGTCTATCTGTGTAAGGAAGGGGCTACAGATCTCTCAGAGGTTGCGGTGCATTCTATGCAGTTCCAGACTATGGAACGAAAGATGGCAGCGGGAGATACATCTGGAATGAATAAAATGCACCATATGAATATGTAA
- a CDS encoding gliding motility lipoprotein GldH, which produces MNSLIKRKEKKIAKDYTSCHSIYNLKIPFNFRLYEYHLFLFLISALLFSCDKNRIYEKNIPIEKNIWDSKVIALYPVEISDTSLLYNIYVNIRHTDNYPYQNIWLNIGTEFPDGNKATKRIEVMLSTDAGKWFGEGLGDIWDYRSMIEENAYFQQPGLYTFSIEQNMRADPLPGIMSAGLRIENTGIKRRPR; this is translated from the coding sequence ATGAATTCGCTCATTAAAAGGAAAGAAAAAAAAATTGCTAAAGATTATACCTCTTGCCATAGTATATATAACCTGAAGATTCCCTTTAATTTCAGGTTATATGAATACCATTTATTTCTTTTTCTTATATCGGCTTTATTATTTTCCTGTGATAAAAATCGCATCTATGAAAAAAATATTCCCATCGAAAAAAACATATGGGACAGCAAGGTAATTGCACTATATCCGGTTGAAATCAGTGACACTTCTTTACTTTATAATATCTATGTAAATATTCGCCACACAGACAATTATCCTTATCAGAATATATGGCTGAATATTGGAACAGAGTTTCCGGATGGTAATAAAGCAACCAAACGTATTGAGGTTATGCTTTCCACCGATGCCGGAAAGTGGTTTGGAGAAGGGTTGGGAGATATTTGGGATTACCGTTCCATGATTGAAGAAAATGCCTATTTTCAACAACCCGGACTATATACCTTTTCCATTGAACAGAACATGCGCGCAGATCCGCTACCCGGAATTATGTCTGCCGGCCTTCGTATAGAAAATACAGGAATAAAGCGCCGCCCGCGTTAG
- a CDS encoding T9SS type A sorting domain-containing protein: protein MKRFIAVLFYITFILNSNDTKAQTFVGGTLSVNTIWTPKGNPYIDTSDLIIPANIILTLKPGVVLKFKAQRSILVDGTISAVGTADSVIIFSIDTLPTEQAFWSGIYIRSDAMPFDFISSSGCNFQHCILENGGTSNFFQAQGGGEFTLYSEIGIYLDHCMIRNGYCGCTAGSNSRISNNVFMHTTADVLSGPIVRIGKSSTVQSNIFYNNTVSTSAGMVSLNKNVKCFNNIFTKNDFVLSNSLYISDSSLFYGNTFTDNLDASILLEQGFCYNNTIVRNQAFNVMVTISNNNPHFYNNNLLRNVSEVQGNAFEFAGFPVAGPETAVVENNYWGSADSATIALLIEDQNDNSSLCRIDFVPFLAVPDINAPVIPPVWAHKKDLGNGQVQLTWSNNQETDLKGYKIYYKNFTGYSFTNSKDAGSDTTAIVDGVSITDTFAVTAYDLQATGVQDQLSGHESWFTIATLDTSTGISEVTKFFMNGKVSPNPLHDHFIIKLYDKVPGGVEVDIYNLYGRLEKTLRVYNTSETIDVHDLYPGLYIIKINSGGHYLGFQKIEIQ, encoded by the coding sequence ATGAAAAGATTTATTGCTGTCTTATTTTACATCACCTTTATTCTTAATAGTAATGATACTAAAGCACAAACATTTGTTGGGGGTACTTTATCTGTCAATACTATATGGACACCAAAAGGGAATCCTTATATAGATACTTCTGATTTAATTATTCCCGCGAATATCATACTCACTCTAAAACCTGGAGTAGTACTCAAATTTAAAGCTCAAAGGTCAATACTGGTGGATGGAACTATTTCCGCAGTTGGAACAGCTGACAGTGTAATAATTTTTTCTATAGATACTTTACCAACCGAACAGGCCTTCTGGTCCGGCATATACATTCGTAGTGATGCCATGCCTTTTGACTTTATTTCCAGCAGTGGCTGCAATTTTCAGCATTGCATCCTGGAAAATGGCGGTACTTCAAACTTTTTCCAGGCGCAGGGAGGCGGCGAATTCACTTTATATTCTGAAATAGGTATTTATTTGGATCATTGCATGATCAGAAATGGATATTGTGGCTGTACAGCAGGCTCCAATTCAAGGATTTCAAATAATGTATTCATGCACACAACCGCTGATGTATTAAGCGGGCCCATTGTTAGGATAGGAAAATCTTCAACTGTTCAGAGCAACATTTTTTATAATAATACGGTATCTACAAGCGCCGGCATGGTGAGCTTAAATAAAAATGTAAAGTGCTTTAATAACATCTTCACTAAAAACGATTTTGTTTTAAGCAATTCACTTTATATTTCGGATTCCAGCTTGTTTTATGGAAATACATTTACTGACAATTTAGATGCATCTATTTTATTGGAGCAGGGCTTTTGTTACAACAATACCATTGTCCGTAACCAGGCATTTAATGTAATGGTTACTATAAGCAATAATAATCCCCATTTTTACAATAACAATTTGTTGCGCAATGTCAGCGAGGTGCAGGGTAATGCTTTTGAATTCGCCGGCTTTCCTGTTGCAGGGCCTGAAACTGCTGTGGTTGAAAATAATTATTGGGGTAGTGCCGACAGTGCAACAATCGCTTTATTGATAGAAGATCAAAATGATAACAGTTCTCTTTGCCGGATTGATTTTGTACCATTCCTGGCGGTGCCTGATATTAATGCCCCGGTTATTCCCCCTGTTTGGGCGCATAAAAAAGATTTGGGAAATGGGCAGGTTCAGTTAACATGGTCAAATAATCAGGAAACGGATCTTAAAGGTTATAAGATATATTATAAAAATTTTACCGGTTATTCTTTTACTAATTCAAAGGATGCAGGTTCCGATACCACAGCAATTGTTGACGGTGTATCTATTACAGATACTTTTGCTGTTACCGCTTATGATTTGCAGGCAACCGGGGTACAGGATCAGCTATCTGGCCATGAAAGCTGGTTTACAATTGCTACGCTTGATACATCGACCGGCATTAGTGAGGTAACAAAATTTTTTATGAATGGCAAGGTGTCTCCAAATCCACTTCATGACCATTTTATTATTAAATTGTATGATAAGGTACCTGGTGGCGTAGAGGTAGACATTTATAATTTATATGGAAGGCTGGAAAAAACATTACGCGTATATAATACATCAGAAACTATAGATGTTCATGATCTTTATCCAGGTTTGTATATCATTAAAATTAATTCCGGTGGTCACTATCTTGGATTTCAGAAAATTGAAATTCAATAA
- a CDS encoding translation initiation factor IF-3, which produces MAVFQRNVRKPREPEHRINNRIQAPEVRLAGDNVTPGVYTTREALRMAEDQGLDLVEIATTATPPVCRIIDYNKFLYEKKKKEKEQKAKSVKNVVKEIRFTPNTDEHDFEFKTRHAEKFLQEGAKVKAYVQFRGRMILFKERGELLLLKFVERLVEFGSLEQLPKLEGNRMHVMINPKSHKK; this is translated from the coding sequence TTGGCAGTATTTCAGAGGAATGTAAGAAAACCGCGTGAACCGGAACATCGAATCAATAACCGGATTCAGGCTCCGGAAGTAAGGCTTGCCGGCGATAATGTAACACCCGGCGTGTATACTACCCGTGAAGCTCTTCGAATGGCAGAAGATCAGGGCTTAGATTTAGTGGAAATAGCCACTACGGCAACTCCGCCTGTTTGCCGTATTATTGATTACAATAAGTTTCTTTACGAAAAAAAGAAAAAAGAAAAGGAACAAAAGGCCAAGTCTGTTAAGAATGTAGTTAAAGAGATCCGCTTTACTCCCAATACCGATGAGCATGATTTTGAATTTAAAACGCGCCATGCGGAAAAATTTTTGCAGGAAGGAGCAAAAGTAAAAGCCTATGTTCAGTTTCGCGGCCGCATGATCTTATTTAAAGAGCGCGGCGAGTTGTTGCTTCTCAAATTTGTCGAAAGACTGGTGGAGTTTGGATCCCTGGAGCAGTTACCGAAGCTTGAGGGCAACCGAATGCATGTAATGATCAATCCCAAATCCCACAAAAAATAA
- the rplT gene encoding 50S ribosomal protein L20 translates to MPRSVNNVASRARRKRMLKNAKGYFGRRKNVTSVAKNAVEKAMVYAFGGRKQKKRDYRALWIARINAAIRDEGLSYSQFIHKLKGAEILLNRKTLADLAMNDPIAFKAVVAQVK, encoded by the coding sequence ATGCCACGTTCAGTCAATAATGTAGCCTCCCGCGCCCGGCGTAAGCGAATGCTTAAGAATGCGAAAGGATATTTCGGGAGGAGAAAAAATGTTACCAGTGTTGCCAAAAATGCTGTAGAAAAGGCAATGGTTTATGCCTTTGGAGGCAGAAAGCAGAAAAAAAGAGATTACCGTGCGTTATGGATAGCTCGTATCAACGCTGCCATCCGTGATGAGGGACTTAGCTATTCTCAGTTTATCCATAAGCTTAAGGGGGCGGAGATCCTTTTAAACAGGAAGACGCTTGCCGACCTTGCAATGAATGATCCAATTGCATTTAAAGCTGTAGTTGCACAGGTAAAATAA